One genomic window of Acidimicrobiales bacterium includes the following:
- the pgl gene encoding 6-phosphogluconolactonase has product MNGELTVTPDVPGAFVAHVLDCYENRPREQFAIALSGGETARACYERLAAEGAETIDWWKVDVYWGDERCVPPDSPDANQLLGRQALLERVGAANTIRPMRCEDGPEPYQLIVGELGFFDVVHLGMGPDGHTASLFPDSPALAADPGQLVALNEDPHGRNPHRRMTLTLAGIARSRMVVFTVAGQSKAEAMRAVHGGADLPAARVTSERVVWLVDPAASPL; this is encoded by the coding sequence GTGAACGGTGAGCTGACCGTGACGCCGGACGTGCCGGGAGCCTTCGTGGCCCACGTCCTGGACTGCTACGAGAACCGGCCGCGGGAGCAGTTCGCCATTGCCCTGTCCGGCGGGGAGACGGCGCGTGCCTGCTACGAGCGGCTGGCGGCCGAGGGCGCCGAGACCATCGACTGGTGGAAGGTCGACGTCTACTGGGGCGACGAGCGCTGCGTGCCCCCCGACAGCCCCGACGCCAACCAGCTGCTCGGGCGCCAGGCCCTGCTCGAGCGGGTGGGGGCGGCCAACACCATCCGGCCCATGCGCTGCGAGGACGGGCCCGAGCCCTACCAGCTGATCGTGGGTGAGCTCGGCTTCTTCGACGTCGTGCACCTCGGGATGGGGCCCGACGGCCACACCGCCTCGCTGTTCCCGGACTCGCCCGCCCTGGCCGCCGACCCCGGCCAGCTGGTGGCGCTCAACGAGGACCCCCACGGGCGCAATCCGCACCGGCGGATGACGCTCACCCTGGCCGGCATCGCCCGCTCCCGGATGGTCGTGTTCACCGTGGCCGGGCAGTCCAAGGCCGAGGCCATGCGGGCGGTGCACGGCGGGGCCGACCTTCCCGCGGCCCGGGTCACATCGGAGCGGGTCGTGTGGCTGGTCGATCCGGCCGCCTCACCCCTCTGA
- the cofH gene encoding 5-amino-6-(D-ribitylamino)uracil--L-tyrosine 4-hydroxyphenyl transferase CofH — protein MTDLVSARLDRLMEDAAARRDRLFGARITFSPKVFIPLTQLCRDRCGYCTFAQPPARMAAPYMPLDEVLEVARAGAAAGCHEALFTLGERPELRYEPARRWLDEHGYASTVDYLVAACRAVLEETGLLPHANAGALYRDELAALRPVSASQGMMVESLDAGLACHRGSPDKDPERRLATLEEAGRLAIPFTTGILVGIGEDRAARLEALEAITAAHRRHGHVQEVIVQNFLPKPGTAMHTAPPCPPEEYLWTVAVARLVLPDDVHLQAPPNLTDDFGVLLDAGIDDWGGVSPVTIDHVNPERAWPALDRLRQVTEARGYSLAPRLTVHPEWAGSPERWLDPALRRPVLDRADAEWLGRDHVWASGGDDPPPALAGTAGPVPGAGSDVRRRPGLTPVGEVLAGVLAGQEVGEDQIVTLFSARGPEVVEVAGVADDLRRETVGDVVTWVANRNINYTNVCTFKCRFCAFSKGPLSLNLRGQPYLLTLDEITGRVAEAVEAGATEVCLQGGIHPDFDGEYYLEVLHAVRRASVDIHVHGFTALEVTEGARRLGEPLDRYLRRLMDAGLRTLPGTAAEILDDEVRAVLCPDKVNTEEWLHAHRTAHSVGLRSNITIMFGAIEQPRSWARHLVRTRDLQKETGGFTEFVPLPYVHMAAPLYLQGRSRRGPTFREALLMHAVGRIAYRGWVDNVQASWVKLGLAGAGQALRAGANDLGGTLMDENISRAAGASHGQRMDEDGFSRLVGDLGRPLEQRTTLYGRLSPA, from the coding sequence GTGACGGATCTCGTGTCGGCCCGCCTCGACCGGCTGATGGAAGACGCCGCGGCCCGGCGCGACCGGCTGTTCGGCGCCCGCATCACCTTCTCCCCGAAGGTCTTCATCCCCCTGACCCAGCTGTGCCGGGACCGGTGCGGGTACTGCACGTTCGCCCAGCCGCCGGCGCGCATGGCCGCGCCCTACATGCCGCTCGACGAGGTGCTGGAGGTGGCGCGGGCCGGGGCGGCGGCGGGCTGTCACGAGGCGCTGTTCACCCTCGGGGAGCGGCCCGAGCTGCGCTACGAGCCCGCCCGGCGGTGGCTCGACGAGCACGGGTACGCGTCCACCGTCGACTATCTGGTGGCGGCGTGCCGGGCGGTCCTCGAGGAGACCGGCCTCCTCCCCCATGCCAACGCCGGCGCCCTCTACCGGGACGAGCTGGCGGCGCTGCGGCCGGTGAGCGCGTCGCAGGGGATGATGGTCGAGAGCCTCGACGCCGGTCTGGCCTGCCACCGCGGCAGCCCGGACAAGGACCCCGAGCGACGCCTGGCCACTCTCGAGGAGGCGGGGCGGCTGGCCATCCCGTTCACCACCGGGATCCTGGTCGGCATCGGGGAGGATCGGGCCGCCCGCTTGGAGGCACTGGAAGCGATCACCGCCGCCCACCGCCGGCACGGCCACGTGCAGGAGGTGATCGTCCAGAACTTCCTGCCCAAGCCGGGAACGGCCATGCACACCGCTCCGCCCTGCCCGCCCGAGGAGTACCTCTGGACCGTGGCGGTGGCCCGCCTGGTGCTGCCCGACGACGTCCACCTGCAGGCCCCCCCGAACCTCACCGACGACTTCGGCGTGCTGCTCGACGCCGGCATCGACGACTGGGGCGGGGTGTCCCCGGTCACGATCGACCACGTGAACCCGGAGCGGGCCTGGCCCGCCCTCGACCGCCTCCGCCAGGTGACCGAGGCGCGCGGCTACTCGCTGGCCCCCCGGCTCACCGTGCACCCGGAGTGGGCCGGGAGCCCCGAGCGCTGGCTCGACCCGGCCCTGCGCCGGCCCGTCCTCGACCGGGCCGATGCCGAGTGGCTGGGGCGGGACCACGTCTGGGCCTCGGGTGGGGACGACCCCCCGCCCGCCCTGGCCGGGACGGCGGGGCCGGTTCCCGGCGCCGGGAGCGACGTGCGGCGCCGGCCCGGTCTCACGCCCGTCGGTGAGGTGCTGGCCGGCGTGCTGGCCGGTCAGGAGGTCGGTGAGGACCAGATCGTCACCCTGTTCTCGGCGCGCGGCCCCGAGGTGGTCGAGGTGGCCGGGGTGGCCGACGACCTGCGCCGGGAGACGGTCGGTGACGTGGTCACGTGGGTGGCCAACCGCAACATCAACTACACCAACGTGTGCACCTTCAAGTGCCGCTTCTGCGCCTTCTCCAAGGGCCCGTTGTCGCTGAACCTCCGGGGCCAGCCCTATCTGCTGACCCTCGACGAGATCACCGGCCGGGTGGCCGAGGCGGTGGAGGCCGGCGCCACCGAGGTCTGCCTGCAGGGTGGGATCCATCCCGACTTCGACGGCGAGTACTACCTCGAGGTGCTCCACGCCGTGCGCCGGGCCTCGGTCGACATCCACGTGCACGGCTTCACCGCCCTGGAGGTCACCGAGGGCGCCCGCCGCCTCGGTGAGCCGCTGGACCGCTACCTGCGCCGGCTGATGGACGCCGGCCTGCGCACCCTGCCGGGGACGGCGGCCGAGATCCTCGACGACGAGGTGCGGGCGGTGCTCTGCCCCGACAAGGTCAACACCGAGGAATGGCTGCACGCCCACCGCACCGCCCACTCGGTCGGCCTCCGGTCGAACATCACGATCATGTTCGGGGCCATCGAGCAGCCCCGGAGCTGGGCCCGCCACCTGGTGCGCACCCGCGACCTCCAGAAGGAGACCGGCGGCTTCACCGAGTTCGTTCCGCTCCCGTACGTGCACATGGCCGCCCCGCTGTACCTGCAGGGCCGCAGCCGCCGGGGCCCGACCTTCCGCGAGGCGCTGCTCATGCACGCCGTGGGCCGCATCGCCTACCGGGGCTGGGTCGACAACGTGCAGGCCAGCTGGGTCAAGCTCGGGCTGGCCGGGGCCGGCCAGGCCCTCCGGGCGGGGGCCAACGACCTCGGGGGCACGCTGATGGACGAGAACATCTCCCGGGCCGCCGGGGCCTCCCACGGCCAGCGGATGGACGAGGACGGCTTCAGCCGGTTGGTCGGCGATCTGGGTCGTCCCCTCGAGCAGCGCACGACGCTGTACGGCCGCCTGTCCCCCGCTTGA